In a single window of the Flavobacterium sp. W4I14 genome:
- a CDS encoding hypothetical protein (product_source=Hypo-rule applied) has translation METKSNFWQRIGIQDWFLTDENKSSAQKAPQLTPETIYSFIVDKFKESIRELSFADRIVFYHEFIITFNAEDYREFIDNKQGILGLIVQETVKKFYAILREHRQAGKNVEPSGSKWVFRLVSHPDYARGDKGFIGKLLPDNNQKSENLRVTFIPRQTGIAQTFDINNDILKGFTYYSEGYMEIPYDAQLEYVDGNTTPPKDQAVFGRLEAIIPDKQFSGKKIEFLIKTEDTIVSGNDDGREDSNIFKIASEWANSPHLHIRYNKTDGNFYLASFGELTTLNEVLVPRSEINSPQWVSLPLNSRMLLNGIIGINLFKS, from the coding sequence ATGGAAACAAAATCAAATTTCTGGCAGCGTATCGGTATTCAGGATTGGTTTCTAACCGATGAAAACAAGAGTAGTGCCCAAAAAGCACCGCAACTCACTCCGGAAACCATCTACAGCTTTATCGTCGATAAATTTAAGGAGTCCATCAGGGAATTATCTTTTGCCGATCGCATCGTTTTTTATCATGAATTCATTATCACCTTCAACGCTGAAGATTACCGTGAATTTATCGACAATAAACAAGGAATTTTGGGCTTAATCGTACAGGAAACAGTTAAAAAATTCTATGCGATTTTAAGAGAACACCGGCAAGCCGGGAAAAATGTAGAGCCATCAGGCTCAAAATGGGTATTCCGGTTGGTGTCACATCCCGATTACGCAAGGGGCGATAAGGGTTTTATCGGAAAATTGCTGCCAGACAACAATCAGAAATCAGAAAATCTCCGTGTAACATTCATTCCCCGACAAACCGGTATTGCGCAGACATTCGATATCAACAACGATATTTTAAAGGGCTTCACTTACTACAGTGAAGGCTATATGGAAATCCCATACGATGCTCAATTGGAATATGTTGATGGTAATACGACCCCGCCCAAGGACCAGGCCGTTTTCGGCCGGCTGGAAGCCATCATACCCGACAAGCAGTTTTCGGGCAAAAAAATAGAGTTCCTAATTAAAACAGAAGATACTATCGTTTCGGGAAATGATGACGGGCGCGAAGATTCCAATATTTTCAAGATTGCCTCAGAGTGGGCCAATTCACCACACCTACACATCCGCTATAACAAAACAGACGGTAATTTCTATTTAGCTTCTTTCGGCGAACTTACTACTTTGAACGAGGTTTTGGTACCACGCAGCGAAATCAATTCACCACAATGGGTTTCTTTGCCGCTGAACTCCAGGATGTTGCTCAACGGCATAATCGGTATAAACCTATTTAAATCCTAA
- a CDS encoding serine/threonine protein kinase (product_source=COG0515; cath_funfam=1.10.510.10; cog=COG0515; ko=KO:K12132; pfam=PF00069; smart=SM00220; superfamily=56112; transmembrane_helix_parts=Outside_1_342,TMhelix_343_365,Inside_366_447), translated as MSKVFTITEGLENLGALRTGGQGSVYKGKRMGTIYSAVKLIPTPIYTENRDDKNYRNFENEVAKLLKVNENPSPNVVKMLSFGITESGSFPFIEMEYIEGPDLCELLQPPHQKIFTLSEVIKVAQHLAAALEHCHKLGVKHGDVKSNNVKYNLHTANYVLLDFGLAIMSEEQRRSSIRHAGAVEFMAPEQNEGKMLLQTDVYSYGIILYELLGGEVPFPLSGNSDTGRNSVMISHMESEVPDVVGLRKANLPTDWTEDQKTREMQVPDWLLKLIEKCLQKDPMLRYSDGMVLHEAVLSGSLSGNVLPMDHSAMDSLKTENDMLRKQVLELESIAQAPEKNGILLSHFAFALMVISIIGLIAFLGYSQFRSEPQAQQAIQPIDSIPPAVDTTAQERRRMANQRKLAEAAATKRMVDSAINAEIKKAKDKATDSAEDLNPDTSVSPVQF; from the coding sequence ATGAGTAAAGTATTTACAATTACAGAAGGGTTAGAGAATTTAGGAGCGCTGCGAACGGGCGGACAGGGATCGGTATATAAAGGGAAACGCATGGGTACAATTTACTCCGCAGTGAAATTAATCCCTACTCCAATATACACCGAGAACCGCGATGATAAAAATTACCGCAATTTTGAAAACGAGGTAGCAAAGTTGCTCAAGGTAAATGAAAATCCAAGTCCGAATGTTGTAAAAATGCTCAGTTTTGGCATAACCGAAAGCGGATCCTTCCCATTTATTGAAATGGAATATATAGAAGGACCTGATCTTTGTGAACTGCTCCAACCCCCACATCAAAAGATATTTACGCTAAGCGAAGTTATAAAAGTTGCGCAACATCTCGCTGCTGCCCTTGAGCACTGCCATAAACTTGGGGTAAAACATGGCGACGTTAAGAGTAACAACGTTAAATACAATTTGCATACAGCGAATTATGTGCTGCTGGATTTTGGACTGGCTATTATGAGTGAGGAGCAACGTAGAAGTAGTATTCGGCATGCAGGTGCGGTGGAGTTTATGGCGCCCGAACAAAATGAAGGTAAAATGCTGCTGCAAACCGATGTTTACAGTTATGGCATCATCTTATATGAATTACTCGGAGGTGAGGTTCCCTTTCCACTTTCTGGAAATAGTGATACCGGGCGTAATTCGGTAATGATCAGTCATATGGAAAGCGAAGTGCCTGACGTAGTAGGCCTGCGAAAAGCAAACTTGCCCACGGACTGGACCGAGGACCAGAAAACCCGTGAAATGCAGGTTCCGGATTGGCTTCTAAAACTGATCGAAAAATGCCTGCAGAAAGATCCTATGCTCAGATACAGCGATGGAATGGTCTTGCATGAAGCGGTGCTTAGCGGAAGCTTATCGGGCAATGTTTTACCCATGGACCATTCAGCTATGGATTCGCTCAAAACGGAGAACGATATGCTCCGTAAACAGGTATTGGAACTTGAAAGTATAGCCCAGGCTCCGGAAAAAAACGGTATACTGTTATCTCATTTTGCGTTTGCCCTTATGGTCATCTCAATTATTGGATTGATTGCTTTTTTGGGCTATTCACAGTTTCGCAGCGAGCCACAGGCACAGCAAGCAATACAGCCCATAGATTCAATCCCACCGGCAGTTGATACCACAGCACAGGAAAGAAGGAGAATGGCGAATCAGCGCAAGCTGGCTGAAGCAGCAGCAACAAAGCGGATGGTGGATAGTGCAATCAACGCGGAGATCAAAAAAGCCAAAGATAAAGCTACCGATAGTGCCGAAGACCTTAACCCTGATACTTCAGTTAGTCCCGTACAGTTTTAA
- a CDS encoding hypothetical protein (product_source=Hypo-rule applied; superfamily=57667) — translation MFLLIVLILRRATTGNVSAQIAALYQPGKLIDKRQEFRDKKMVVAVNFPGFFPLEMKWIFLFCQMMHIRGKSSGESANVWTHRFLVHNDNLMNYHPVLA, via the coding sequence ATGTTTTTATTGATTGTTCTGATATTAAGACGTGCAACCACTGGAAACGTTTCAGCGCAAATCGCAGCATTATACCAGCCTGGGAAGCTAATCGACAAACGCCAGGAATTCAGAGACAAAAAGATGGTGGTCGCTGTGAATTTTCCAGGTTTTTTCCCCTTAGAGATGAAATGGATCTTTCTTTTTTGCCAGATGATGCATATACGAGGTAAATCAAGCGGTGAGTCGGCGAACGTTTGGACTCACCGCTTTTTAGTTCACAACGATAACCTTATGAATTACCACCCTGTTCTGGCATAA
- a CDS encoding hypothetical protein (product_source=Hypo-rule applied; cleavage_site_network=SignalP-noTM; pfam=PF10988): protein MKTLFKTLFASSLALVLSTSAVLSANASETIKPVHAAKALSFKRIKVKGNVELTIIQGKRTGISYADENTGKVKVVQGGDGLEITSLDNSTAKLTIYVNEIYRIHAMDNARVKTQGKINTQYLQVFLSGNASLDLNSQTEGLYTVIEDHADLTLSGSTGDHMLVMGKGQKLTMDKFVAANTKTSLNTENALAFLSK from the coding sequence ATGAAAACTTTATTCAAAACATTATTCGCATCATCTTTAGCATTGGTATTATCTACTTCAGCAGTATTATCAGCTAACGCATCTGAAACCATCAAACCTGTCCATGCTGCAAAAGCATTGAGCTTCAAACGCATCAAAGTAAAAGGAAATGTAGAACTGACCATCATACAGGGAAAACGTACCGGCATCAGCTATGCAGATGAAAACACTGGTAAAGTTAAGGTTGTGCAGGGCGGAGATGGTTTAGAGATCACCTCGCTGGATAACAGCACCGCAAAACTTACCATTTACGTAAATGAGATCTATCGTATCCATGCAATGGATAACGCAAGAGTAAAAACACAGGGTAAAATTAACACGCAATATTTGCAGGTTTTCTTAAGCGGAAATGCATCACTAGACCTAAACTCACAGACTGAAGGGTTGTATACTGTGATCGAAGATCATGCTGATTTAACCTTAAGTGGTTCAACTGGCGACCATATGCTCGTAATGGGCAAAGGACAAAAGCTGACCATGGATAAATTCGTTGCAGCTAATACAAAAACCAGCCTAAACACTGAGAATGCACTAGCTTTTCTTAGCAAATAA
- a CDS encoding Lrp/AsnC family leucine-responsive transcriptional regulator (product_source=KO:K03719; cath_funfam=1.10.10.10,3.30.70.920; cog=COG1522; ko=KO:K03719; pfam=PF01037,PF13412; smart=SM00344; superfamily=46785,54909) — translation MTHGDLDQVDVEILKLLQHDASLTNKEVSLKLHKSIATIHERIRRLKEQGYIKRIVAILDRKKINRNLIAFSHVLLKEHTAKTLIEFETEVSKFGEVMECLQMTGAHDFILRIATRDMDDYHEFLRNKLATLPNITTVQSYFVLSEPKSETAYPI, via the coding sequence ATGACCCACGGAGATTTAGATCAGGTTGATGTAGAAATACTGAAATTGTTGCAACATGATGCCTCTTTAACCAATAAAGAAGTATCCTTGAAACTGCATAAATCTATAGCCACCATCCATGAACGGATTAGACGGTTAAAGGAGCAAGGTTATATTAAAAGGATTGTGGCCATTCTCGACCGGAAAAAGATCAACAGAAACCTGATCGCTTTTTCGCATGTACTGTTGAAAGAACATACGGCTAAAACCCTGATCGAATTCGAAACTGAAGTTTCTAAGTTCGGCGAGGTAATGGAATGTTTACAGATGACTGGTGCTCACGATTTTATTCTCCGTATTGCTACCAGGGATATGGACGATTACCACGAATTTCTGCGAAATAAACTCGCTACACTACCCAATATCACAACTGTTCAAAGTTATTTTGTACTCTCAGAGCCTAAAAGCGAAACGGCATATCCTATCTGA
- a CDS encoding cysteine synthase A (product_source=KO:K01738; cath_funfam=3.40.50.1100; cog=COG0031; ko=KO:K01738; pfam=PF00291; superfamily=53686): MTAITANKMTSAMEGKFEHLSLLVGNTPMLELTYTYQGSVGKIYVKCEHYNLTGSIKDRMALYTLKKAYAEGKIKTGDRIVEATSGNTGIAFAAIGKALGHPVTIIMPNWLSKERMDIIKSLGAEIILVSKEEGGFIGSIKLAEQMAASDPNIFLPKQFENIANPEAHEHTTGKEIWEQLRLKNLSPDAFVAGVGTGGTIMGVGNFLRKQNLAIKIHPLEPAESPTLTTGYKVGSHRIQGISDEFIPEIVKLNELDEVLQVNDGDAILMAQKLAEKLGLAVGISSGANVIGAIKQQQKMGTESCVATIFSDSNKKYLSTDLMKVEPVKTGYISPEVDFIDYQAFSRLH; encoded by the coding sequence ATGACCGCAATAACAGCAAATAAAATGACTTCTGCCATGGAGGGAAAATTCGAACATTTATCGCTTCTGGTTGGTAACACACCAATGCTTGAGCTTACCTACACCTATCAGGGGAGTGTAGGCAAAATTTATGTTAAATGCGAGCATTACAACTTAACAGGTAGCATTAAAGACCGGATGGCACTTTACACGCTAAAAAAAGCGTATGCCGAAGGTAAGATCAAAACTGGTGATCGGATTGTTGAAGCCACCAGCGGCAATACCGGGATTGCATTTGCGGCCATAGGTAAAGCTTTGGGGCATCCGGTTACCATCATTATGCCAAATTGGTTGAGCAAAGAGCGCATGGATATTATTAAAAGTTTAGGTGCAGAGATTATTCTGGTGAGCAAAGAAGAAGGCGGTTTTATCGGCAGTATTAAACTTGCAGAACAGATGGCAGCAAGCGATCCAAATATTTTCTTGCCCAAGCAGTTCGAGAATATCGCCAATCCGGAAGCACATGAACATACCACTGGTAAAGAAATCTGGGAGCAGTTGCGCTTGAAAAACCTTTCGCCCGATGCTTTTGTTGCCGGAGTAGGAACTGGGGGAACTATAATGGGGGTAGGAAATTTCTTAAGAAAGCAAAATCTGGCCATTAAGATACATCCATTGGAGCCTGCAGAATCGCCGACCTTAACTACTGGTTATAAAGTAGGCAGTCATAGAATCCAGGGAATTTCTGATGAATTTATCCCCGAAATCGTTAAACTGAACGAGCTGGATGAAGTGCTACAGGTAAACGATGGCGATGCCATACTCATGGCACAAAAACTGGCCGAGAAACTTGGTTTAGCCGTAGGCATATCATCAGGCGCAAATGTAATCGGCGCCATAAAGCAACAACAAAAAATGGGTACAGAAAGCTGTGTAGCGACCATCTTTTCTGATAGCAACAAGAAATATTTAAGTACCGATTTAATGAAGGTAGAACCTGTTAAAACCGGATACATTAGCCCTGAAGTAGACTTTATCGACTACCAGGCATTTAGCAGATTACATTAA
- a CDS encoding DsbC/DsbD-like thiol-disulfide interchange protein (product_source=COG4233; cath_funfam=2.60.40.1250; cleavage_site_network=SignalP-noTM; cog=COG4233; pfam=PF11412; superfamily=74863), with translation MKKITILCCAVCLISLSAYSQILKPVTWSYAAKKTGPNTATVFIKATIDQGWHLYSQFVKDGGPVKTTFSFPASGAYTLVGKTIEPKAITKFESTFKMDVSYFEKSVVFQQKVKLKGKTATIKGNVEFMVCDDKQCLPPEQVDFSIPVK, from the coding sequence ATGAAAAAAATCACCATTTTATGCTGTGCCGTATGCCTGATCAGCCTTAGCGCATACAGCCAGATTTTAAAACCTGTAACCTGGAGTTACGCAGCAAAAAAAACCGGACCGAATACGGCTACTGTTTTCATTAAGGCCACTATAGACCAGGGCTGGCACCTCTATTCGCAATTTGTTAAAGATGGCGGTCCGGTTAAAACAACCTTTAGTTTTCCAGCATCGGGTGCTTACACCCTAGTTGGAAAAACCATCGAACCAAAAGCCATAACCAAATTCGAATCTACTTTTAAAATGGATGTAAGCTATTTTGAAAAATCAGTAGTGTTTCAACAAAAAGTGAAGCTAAAAGGCAAAACCGCAACCATTAAAGGCAATGTAGAGTTTATGGTATGCGACGATAAGCAATGTTTACCACCAGAACAGGTAGATTTTAGCATTCCTGTAAAATAA
- a CDS encoding thiol:disulfide interchange protein (product_source=COG4232; cleavage_site_network=SignalP-noTM; cog=COG4232; pfam=PF02683,PF13899; superfamily=52833; transmembrane_helix_parts=Inside_1_6,TMhelix_7_24,Outside_25_79,TMhelix_80_102,Inside_103_122,TMhelix_123_145,Outside_146_154,TMhelix_155_177,Inside_178_197,TMhelix_198_220,Outside_221_234,TMhelix_235_257,Inside_258_269,TMhelix_270_287,Outside_288_306,TMhelix_307_329,Inside_330_341,TMhelix_342_364,Outside_365_552) — MISLKNFSRLVLLILCAISLNGYAQDSTNTEELTFTEIKPEAVDSTIKTTDTVAKIAAPVPAVTQKTIDQPKEEHKTLWGIFIAGFVGGLAALLMPCIFPMLPLTVSFFTKGSEKGRAFRRAALYGFFIILIYVVLGLLVTVIFGADALNSLSTNGIFNFFFFLLLVVFAASFLGAFEITLPSSWVNKMDANSDKGGLAGLFFMAGTLALVSFSCTGPIIGTLLVQAATTGALLGPAIGMFGFSLALAIPFALFALFPSAMNKLPKSGGWLNSVKVVLGFLELAFALKFLSNVDLAYHWEWFDREIFLSLWIVIFGMMGIYLLGKLKFSHDSPLAFISVPRLFLATIVLSFTIYLIPGMWGAPLRSVSAFLPPQETQDFDLYTTGLLAGKQTSTNDGPHKYADKFHAPLKLNAYFDYSEGLAAAKKLNKPVLIDFTGHACVNCRKMEANVWPDKDVYKMINDDYVLIQLYVDDKSELAPADVVITPEGRKLNTIGKKWSDLQARKFQSNSQPFYVLLDPKTEALLAQPQGADYEVTNYKKFLESGLNSFHKK, encoded by the coding sequence ATGATATCCTTAAAAAATTTTAGTCGTCTTGTTCTGCTGATCTTATGTGCAATATCCTTAAATGGATATGCACAAGACAGCACAAATACAGAAGAGCTGACTTTTACAGAGATTAAGCCAGAAGCAGTTGACAGCACAATTAAAACAACTGATACTGTTGCTAAAATAGCTGCTCCTGTTCCTGCTGTTACTCAAAAAACCATTGACCAACCAAAAGAAGAACACAAAACCTTGTGGGGGATTTTTATTGCAGGTTTTGTTGGCGGCTTAGCAGCTTTGCTGATGCCCTGTATCTTCCCCATGCTGCCCCTTACGGTAAGTTTTTTCACCAAAGGATCAGAAAAAGGAAGGGCCTTTCGGCGCGCGGCACTCTATGGTTTTTTCATCATCCTCATATATGTGGTTCTTGGGCTTTTGGTAACGGTAATTTTTGGTGCCGATGCCCTGAACAGCCTGTCCACCAATGGTATTTTTAACTTTTTCTTCTTCTTATTACTGGTTGTTTTTGCAGCTTCGTTTTTAGGGGCATTCGAAATTACCCTGCCCTCTTCATGGGTAAATAAAATGGACGCCAATTCTGATAAAGGCGGCCTTGCGGGATTATTTTTCATGGCCGGAACTTTGGCCCTGGTATCTTTCTCCTGTACAGGCCCTATCATCGGCACGCTACTGGTACAGGCAGCCACAACAGGGGCTTTATTAGGACCTGCAATAGGCATGTTCGGTTTTTCCCTGGCCCTGGCCATTCCTTTTGCACTATTTGCACTCTTTCCATCGGCAATGAACAAACTGCCCAAATCTGGCGGTTGGTTAAACAGCGTAAAAGTAGTATTGGGTTTTCTGGAACTTGCATTCGCATTAAAATTTTTAAGCAATGTAGATCTGGCCTACCATTGGGAGTGGTTTGACAGGGAAATATTCTTAAGCCTCTGGATTGTTATTTTCGGGATGATGGGCATCTATCTTTTGGGCAAACTGAAGTTTTCGCATGATAGTCCGCTGGCTTTTATCTCCGTACCAAGGCTTTTTCTGGCAACAATAGTTCTTTCCTTTACCATTTACTTAATCCCTGGTATGTGGGGGGCACCGTTACGCAGTGTATCGGCTTTTCTTCCACCACAGGAAACACAAGATTTTGACCTCTACACCACTGGGTTATTGGCAGGAAAACAAACATCAACAAATGATGGGCCGCATAAATATGCAGATAAGTTCCACGCACCGTTAAAGCTAAATGCTTATTTCGATTATAGCGAAGGTTTGGCCGCAGCCAAAAAACTAAACAAACCTGTGCTGATTGATTTTACCGGCCATGCCTGCGTAAACTGTAGAAAAATGGAAGCTAATGTTTGGCCGGACAAGGATGTGTACAAAATGATCAATGATGATTATGTATTGATCCAGTTATATGTAGATGATAAATCGGAACTGGCACCAGCTGACGTAGTAATTACACCAGAGGGAAGAAAACTCAATACCATTGGTAAAAAATGGAGTGATCTGCAAGCCAGGAAATTCCAGTCTAATTCACAGCCTTTTTATGTACTGCTCGATCCCAAAACAGAAGCACTACTGGCACAACCACAGGGTGCAGATTATGAAGTAACAAATTATAAAAAATTCTTAGAAAGCGGATTAAACTCTTTTCATAAGAAATAA
- a CDS encoding putative Zn-dependent peptidase (product_source=COG0612; cath_funfam=3.30.830.10; cleavage_site_network=SignalP-noTM; cog=COG0612; pfam=PF00675,PF05193; superfamily=63411) — MKLKIFVAAVLSIANTLVNAQSLYQWKTASSGGYTYKYVTNDPTHSRFYTLNNGLTVILSQNNKEPNIVYKMAVRTGSNTDPKSNTGLAHYLEHLLFKGTDKFGTLDYAKEKPLLDKIEDLYERYNKTKDGPTRKKIYQEIDSISGVASNYAIANEYDKMMKAVGSQSTNAHTTSEETVYEENLPSNAIEKFLAVQSERFRMPVFRIFHTELEAVYEEKNRGLDDDGTKMYEGMLNALFPTHNYGQQTTIGTVAHLKNPSLVEIRKYYNKYYVPNNMALIMSGDINYDALIKVIDRNFAYMVSKPFTPYEPAQEKALTKIQKIDINGPSAESLYIAYRGFPQNSHQSLLLDLIGSILSNGKAGMLDINLNKQQKVLKANAGYNQMKDYGMFILSASPKAGQSLEDAQKLLTGQIELLKKGSFDEGLIKATVANIRLGELQAYDSNDVRADATMTAFILNRGQEWDKMLSSTDAMAGITKKEIVDFANQFFINNYVIVLKHKAEDKSIEKMEKPMITAVKTNANEVSNFAKNIISSAVKPIAPKFLDYKKDLAQGKVGIADLIYVQNTDNSIFRMGYRFEIGSYHSKLLPYAAQYLSFLSSDKYTAEDISKAFYNIACSYSVNVGTEETTVYISGLQENFDRAVSLLADLLSTCKPDEAALEDFKARLLKTRDNAKLNKNSILSGLMSYAQYGKENPFNYGLSNDEIKNLKSADLIDILHKLGDFKHTIIYYGPKPMADIAAQITKLHRLPGSFSYIPSIKKFNYEPTNANKVYFADYDMVQAEIRWIRNAGLYNPAQRAKISLFNDYFGGGMGSIVFQTIRESKALAYSTFAMYSSPKSRDKQNSVVAYVGTQADKMNEAIAAMNELLSSLPESQKAFSLSKNNALSELEAERISKDGIIYTYLADKKLGYDYDSRRDVYSALKPLGFGDLKSFHQQNISGKNYNYCVVGSEKTIKTTDLEKLGTLVKLDLSTIFGY, encoded by the coding sequence ATGAAACTTAAAATTTTTGTTGCTGCTGTATTATCAATAGCAAATACGCTTGTCAACGCACAGTCCCTGTACCAGTGGAAAACGGCCAGCAGCGGCGGTTATACCTATAAGTATGTAACAAATGACCCGACCCATTCCCGATTTTATACGCTCAATAACGGATTGACTGTAATACTGTCCCAAAACAACAAAGAGCCAAATATTGTATATAAAATGGCGGTTAGAACAGGCAGTAATACCGACCCCAAAAGCAATACCGGTTTGGCGCATTATCTTGAGCACCTTTTATTTAAAGGCACAGATAAATTCGGCACACTGGACTACGCTAAAGAAAAACCGTTGCTGGACAAAATTGAGGATCTGTATGAGCGGTACAATAAGACCAAAGATGGGCCGACAAGGAAAAAGATCTATCAGGAAATCGACAGCATATCCGGCGTAGCCTCCAATTACGCTATTGCCAATGAATACGATAAAATGATGAAAGCTGTGGGTAGCCAAAGCACTAATGCTCATACAACCAGTGAAGAAACTGTTTACGAAGAAAACCTGCCATCCAATGCCATCGAAAAATTTCTTGCTGTACAGTCAGAACGTTTCCGCATGCCAGTGTTCCGTATATTCCATACAGAGCTTGAAGCAGTTTATGAAGAAAAAAACAGAGGGCTTGATGACGATGGCACCAAGATGTACGAAGGCATGCTAAATGCACTTTTCCCAACCCATAATTATGGTCAACAAACTACCATCGGAACAGTTGCACATCTAAAAAATCCTTCCCTGGTAGAAATCAGAAAATATTACAACAAATACTACGTACCCAATAATATGGCGCTGATTATGTCTGGCGACATTAACTATGATGCGCTAATTAAGGTGATAGACAGAAATTTCGCTTACATGGTTTCAAAACCATTTACGCCATATGAGCCTGCTCAGGAAAAAGCATTGACAAAAATCCAAAAAATTGACATAAACGGCCCAAGTGCGGAAAGTTTATATATTGCTTACCGCGGCTTCCCTCAGAACAGTCATCAGAGTTTATTATTGGATCTGATTGGCAGCATCCTATCGAACGGTAAAGCAGGGATGCTTGATATAAATCTGAACAAACAACAAAAGGTTTTAAAGGCCAATGCCGGATACAACCAAATGAAAGATTATGGTATGTTCATATTGTCGGCATCACCAAAAGCGGGACAAAGCCTTGAGGATGCTCAAAAACTTTTGACCGGGCAGATTGAGTTGCTAAAAAAAGGTAGTTTCGATGAAGGGCTTATTAAAGCAACTGTTGCAAACATCAGGCTGGGCGAGTTACAGGCTTACGACAGCAACGACGTGCGTGCAGATGCAACGATGACAGCCTTTATTCTAAACCGTGGTCAGGAATGGGACAAGATGCTTTCGTCGACTGATGCCATGGCCGGGATAACCAAGAAGGAAATTGTTGATTTTGCAAACCAGTTTTTCATCAATAACTATGTAATCGTGCTTAAACATAAGGCCGAGGACAAAAGCATTGAAAAAATGGAAAAACCGATGATTACTGCGGTAAAAACCAATGCAAACGAAGTTTCCAATTTCGCAAAGAACATCATATCCTCAGCCGTTAAACCCATTGCCCCGAAGTTTCTAGATTACAAAAAGGATCTTGCGCAGGGCAAAGTGGGCATCGCCGACCTGATCTACGTACAGAATACCGATAACAGCATCTTCCGCATGGGTTACCGCTTTGAAATAGGCTCATACCATTCCAAACTTTTGCCTTATGCCGCCCAGTACCTATCCTTTTTGAGCAGTGACAAATATACTGCTGAAGATATCAGCAAAGCATTTTACAATATAGCATGTAGCTACAGCGTAAATGTTGGTACTGAGGAAACCACGGTTTATATCAGCGGTTTACAGGAGAATTTCGACAGGGCAGTAAGCTTGTTAGCGGATCTGCTCTCCACTTGTAAGCCAGATGAAGCTGCTCTTGAAGATTTTAAGGCCCGCCTGCTGAAAACAAGAGACAATGCAAAACTAAACAAGAACTCCATACTTTCAGGACTGATGAGCTATGCGCAGTACGGCAAGGAAAATCCATTTAATTATGGGCTGAGTAATGATGAAATCAAAAATTTGAAGTCGGCCGACCTAATAGATATCCTGCATAAGCTGGGAGACTTTAAACACACCATCATCTACTATGGACCCAAGCCAATGGCTGACATTGCAGCGCAAATAACAAAACTGCATAGGTTGCCCGGTTCTTTCAGTTACATCCCTTCCATCAAAAAATTCAATTATGAGCCTACCAATGCCAACAAAGTGTACTTCGCCGATTATGATATGGTTCAGGCAGAAATCCGGTGGATCCGTAATGCAGGATTGTACAACCCGGCCCAAAGAGCGAAAATCAGTTTATTTAATGATTATTTCGGCGGAGGTATGGGCTCTATCGTATTTCAGACAATCAGGGAATCAAAGGCTTTGGCCTACTCTACGTTTGCCATGTACTCCTCGCCAAAAAGTAGAGATAAACAAAATTCGGTAGTGGCCTATGTAGGTACACAAGCCGATAAAATGAATGAGGCAATTGCTGCGATGAACGAACTGCTAAGCAGCCTGCCCGAATCGCAAAAGGCATTCAGCCTATCAAAAAACAATGCATTGAGTGAACTGGAGGCCGAAAGGATTAGCAAAGACGGGATAATTTACACCTATCTCGCGGATAAAAAACTAGGCTACGACTACGATTCAAGAAGAGATGTCTATTCTGCACTGAAGCCGCTGGGTTTCGGTGATCTTAAGTCTTTCCATCAGCAGAACATTTCTGGCAAAAACTATAATTACTGCGTTGTGGGTTCAGAGAAAACCATCAAAACGACCGATCTTGAAAAACTCGGCACATTGGTTAAGCTGGATTTATCTACCATTTTTGGTTACTAA